In a single window of the Heliangelus exortis chromosome 1, bHelExo1.hap1, whole genome shotgun sequence genome:
- the HAO2 gene encoding 2-Hydroxyacid oxidase 2 isoform X1, with the protein MAMVCLSDFEAYAKKYLPKIAWDFFAAGADDCSTRDENILAYKRIHFRPRMLRDVSMMDIRTKILGTEISFPVGIAPTGFHQLAWPDGEKSTARAAKAMNTCYIASTYSTCTLEEISAAAPGGLRWFQLYVHRNREVSKNLVQRAEASGFQALVLTADLPYTGRRRDDIRNGFRLPPHMKLKNLEGAFEGGDSSEYGLPPKSLDASVTWNDIYWLRSLTQLPIIIKGILTKEDAELAVRHGVQGIIVSNHGGRQLDGGLATIDALVEIVEAVQGKVEVYLDGGIRKGSDVLKALALGAKCVFIGRPALWGLAYKGEEGLQDVLRILQDEFRLSMALAGCANVSEIGPHLVQFSKL; encoded by the exons ATGGCTATGGTGTGTCTTTCAGACTTTGAAGCATATGCTAAAAAGTATTTACCCAAGattgcttgggatttttttgctgctggagcGGACGATTGTAGCACTCGAGATGAAAACATCCTGGCATATAAAAG AATTCATTTCCGGCCACGTATGCTGCGGGACGTATCCATGATGGACATTAGGACTAAGATCCTTGGGACTGAaatcagctttcctgtaggaaTCGCCCCTACAGGCTTCCACCAGCTAGCATGGCCTGATGGAGAAAAAAGCACAGCCAGAG CTGCCAAAGCAATGAACACTTGTTACATTGCCAGCACGTACTCCACCTGCACGCTGGAGGAGATCTCTGCGGCTGCTCCCGGAGGCCTCCGCTGGTTCCAGCTCTACGTCCACCGCAACAGGGAGGTTTCCAAGAATTTGGTCCAAAGGGCGGAGGCCTCGGGTTTCCAGGCCCTTGTCCTCACCGCGGATCTGCCCTACACGGGCAGAAGACGCGATGATATCCGCAATGGTTTCCGCCTTCCTCCCCACATGAAACTGAAGAACTTGGAAGGAGCCTTTGAG GGAGGTGACTCTTCTGAGTACGGGCTGCCACCCAAAAGCTTGGATGCCTCTGTCACCTGGAATGATATCTACTGGCTGCGAAGCCTGACCCAGCTGCCCATCATCATCAAAGGCATCTTGACAAAGGAAGatgcagagctggcagtgagACATGGAGTCCAGGGAATTATTGTGTCCAATCACGGTGGAAGGCAACTGGACGGAGGACTTGCCACT aTTGATGCTCTGGTTGAGATTGTGGAGGCAGTACAAGGCAAAGTTGAAGTTTATTTAGATGGTGGAATACGAAAAGGAAGTGACGTACTGAAAGCCCTGGCACTGGGAGCAAAATGTGTCTTTATTGGAAGACCAGCTTTGTGGGGTCTGGCTTACAAG GGTGAAGAAGGTCTACAAGATGTTTTAAGGATTTTGCAGGATGAATTTCGTTTGTCGATGGCCTTAGCTG GCTGTGCCAATGTCTCAGAGATTGGCCCACACCTAGTTCAGTTCTCAAAGCTGTGA
- the HAO2 gene encoding 2-Hydroxyacid oxidase 2 isoform X2 — MEKKAQPEDCSNDLDPDYFPIPPEAAKAMNTCYIASTYSTCTLEEISAAAPGGLRWFQLYVHRNREVSKNLVQRAEASGFQALVLTADLPYTGRRRDDIRNGFRLPPHMKLKNLEGAFEGGDSSEYGLPPKSLDASVTWNDIYWLRSLTQLPIIIKGILTKEDAELAVRHGVQGIIVSNHGGRQLDGGLATIDALVEIVEAVQGKVEVYLDGGIRKGSDVLKALALGAKCVFIGRPALWGLAYKGEEGLQDVLRILQDEFRLSMALAGCANVSEIGPHLVQFSKL; from the exons ATGGAGAAAAAAGCACAGCCAGAG gactGTTCAAATGACCTTGATCCTGACTATTTTCCAATCCCCCCTGAAGCTGCCAAAGCAATGAACACTTGTTACATTGCCAGCACGTACTCCACCTGCACGCTGGAGGAGATCTCTGCGGCTGCTCCCGGAGGCCTCCGCTGGTTCCAGCTCTACGTCCACCGCAACAGGGAGGTTTCCAAGAATTTGGTCCAAAGGGCGGAGGCCTCGGGTTTCCAGGCCCTTGTCCTCACCGCGGATCTGCCCTACACGGGCAGAAGACGCGATGATATCCGCAATGGTTTCCGCCTTCCTCCCCACATGAAACTGAAGAACTTGGAAGGAGCCTTTGAG GGAGGTGACTCTTCTGAGTACGGGCTGCCACCCAAAAGCTTGGATGCCTCTGTCACCTGGAATGATATCTACTGGCTGCGAAGCCTGACCCAGCTGCCCATCATCATCAAAGGCATCTTGACAAAGGAAGatgcagagctggcagtgagACATGGAGTCCAGGGAATTATTGTGTCCAATCACGGTGGAAGGCAACTGGACGGAGGACTTGCCACT aTTGATGCTCTGGTTGAGATTGTGGAGGCAGTACAAGGCAAAGTTGAAGTTTATTTAGATGGTGGAATACGAAAAGGAAGTGACGTACTGAAAGCCCTGGCACTGGGAGCAAAATGTGTCTTTATTGGAAGACCAGCTTTGTGGGGTCTGGCTTACAAG GGTGAAGAAGGTCTACAAGATGTTTTAAGGATTTTGCAGGATGAATTTCGTTTGTCGATGGCCTTAGCTG GCTGTGCCAATGTCTCAGAGATTGGCCCACACCTAGTTCAGTTCTCAAAGCTGTGA